A genome region from Leifsonia sp. Root112D2 includes the following:
- a CDS encoding APC family permease, with the protein MTNEGRSPKRWLIGEPLPSEKLEGQLLSKRLALPIFASDALSSVAYGPQEMLMILTIGGLAFLSFAPWVAACVVVLLITVAASYRQLIKAYPSGGGDYEVAHKNLGEKAGLIVASALLVDYVLTVAVSVASGVDNIISALPWLSGWRVELAVAFVVLIAAVNLRGVRESSKAFAIPTYVFIASIVLMVVTGLVQTLFGSAPIAESAGYSVHAQNITQAAVILLLLRSFASGCSALTGVEAVANGVPAFRTPKIRNARTTLLLMASIAVGLFVGLTAIALITHVHYAENPCDLQGWAQCATSPQRSVIAQVASAVFGNNSILFFIVQAATALVLLLAANTAFNGFPLLGSVLARDSYAPKSLNTRGDRLVFSNGMILLALGACVLLLIYRANLTQLIQLYIIGVFVSFTLGQSGMVKHWIRLLKSGAPDRVGIIRSLCINAFGALLTFSVLVVVTITKFTHGAYLVFIFMPILFLLMMGVNRYYRDVEREVEVDATTTFGSKGDHAIVLIGKMQKPALKALDYAIAARHDSIEAVNIAIDEESTQKLQGQWAEQNIHVPLTIIESPYRDFGVPLIKYIKQRREEHGSEVVTVYLPQYIVGHWWEGLLHNHRSRRIARQLMLCHGVTIALVPWLLDSSSLIYGRRSRPLPGQDRRGEPIPPVMRRPLAPASTASQAAAKTAKPAAKTSTRSTHRTKR; encoded by the coding sequence GTGACAAACGAGGGGCGATCCCCGAAGCGCTGGCTGATTGGCGAGCCGCTACCGAGCGAGAAGCTCGAGGGGCAGCTGCTCTCCAAGCGCCTTGCGCTACCCATTTTCGCCAGCGACGCGCTCTCCTCCGTGGCATATGGTCCGCAGGAAATGCTCATGATCCTCACGATCGGCGGGCTTGCTTTTCTGAGCTTCGCCCCATGGGTCGCGGCCTGCGTCGTGGTGCTGCTCATCACCGTCGCCGCTTCCTACCGCCAGCTCATCAAGGCGTACCCCTCCGGCGGCGGCGACTACGAAGTGGCCCACAAGAACCTGGGCGAGAAGGCAGGTCTGATCGTCGCATCCGCTCTGCTCGTCGACTATGTGCTCACGGTTGCGGTGTCGGTGGCCAGTGGTGTCGACAACATCATCTCGGCCCTGCCCTGGCTGAGCGGATGGCGTGTCGAACTCGCCGTCGCCTTTGTGGTGCTCATCGCGGCAGTAAACCTGCGCGGAGTACGCGAGTCGAGCAAGGCGTTCGCGATTCCCACCTACGTGTTCATCGCAAGCATCGTGCTCATGGTGGTCACTGGTCTGGTGCAGACACTGTTCGGCAGCGCACCGATCGCCGAATCCGCCGGATACAGCGTGCACGCGCAGAACATCACGCAGGCCGCGGTGATCCTGCTGCTGCTGCGCTCCTTCGCAAGCGGATGTTCCGCCCTGACCGGCGTCGAAGCGGTAGCCAACGGGGTTCCCGCGTTCCGCACCCCCAAGATCAGAAACGCGCGCACGACGCTGCTGCTGATGGCATCCATCGCCGTCGGCCTGTTCGTGGGCCTCACCGCCATCGCGCTGATCACCCACGTGCATTACGCCGAGAATCCGTGTGATCTTCAAGGGTGGGCGCAGTGCGCCACCTCGCCGCAGCGCAGCGTGATAGCCCAGGTGGCATCCGCGGTCTTCGGCAACAACAGCATCCTGTTCTTCATCGTGCAGGCGGCAACGGCGCTCGTGCTGCTGCTTGCCGCGAATACGGCATTCAACGGATTCCCGCTGCTGGGTTCGGTGCTGGCCCGCGACTCGTACGCACCCAAGTCGCTGAACACCCGCGGCGACCGACTCGTCTTCTCCAACGGCATGATCCTGCTGGCGCTCGGCGCCTGCGTGCTGCTGTTGATCTACCGGGCCAACCTCACGCAGCTCATCCAGCTGTACATCATCGGGGTGTTCGTGTCGTTCACGCTGGGCCAGTCCGGCATGGTGAAGCACTGGATTCGACTGCTGAAGAGCGGTGCGCCCGACCGGGTGGGCATCATCCGCAGCCTCTGCATCAACGCCTTCGGGGCGCTTCTCACCTTCAGCGTGCTCGTGGTGGTGACCATCACCAAGTTCACGCACGGCGCGTATCTGGTGTTCATCTTCATGCCGATCCTGTTCCTCTTGATGATGGGCGTGAACCGCTACTACCGCGACGTGGAGAGAGAGGTCGAGGTCGACGCGACCACCACCTTCGGCAGCAAGGGCGACCACGCGATTGTGCTGATCGGCAAGATGCAGAAGCCCGCGCTGAAGGCCCTCGACTACGCCATCGCGGCTCGGCACGACAGCATCGAGGCTGTGAACATCGCCATCGACGAGGAGTCGACCCAGAAGCTGCAGGGGCAGTGGGCCGAGCAGAACATCCATGTGCCGCTCACGATCATCGAGTCGCCGTATCGTGATTTCGGTGTGCCGCTCATCAAGTACATCAAGCAGCGCCGCGAGGAGCACGGCTCCGAGGTCGTGACCGTGTATCTGCCGCAGTACATCGTGGGCCACTGGTGGGAGGGGCTGCTGCACAACCACCGCTCGCGGCGCATCGCCCGCCAGCTCATGCTCTGCCACGGGGTGACCATCGCGCTGGTGCCGTGGCTGCTCGATTCGTCCTCGCTCATCTACGGGCGCCGCTCGCGCCCGCTGCCCGGTCAGGATCGACGCGGCGAGCCGATTCCGCCCGTGATGCGCAGGCCCCTCGCGCCGGCGTCGACGGCCTCCCAAGCCGCCGCGAAGACGGCGAAGCCTGCCGCGAAGACCTCGACGCGCAG
- a CDS encoding PadR family transcriptional regulator, with protein MTPVFAHGSLRLYLLSLLAEAPRHGYELIQALSDRFGGTYSPSAGTIYPRLAKLEEEGLVTKATNGRKSVYEITDAGRAELADREDELDAIENEVTDSVRRLADEVRAGVNAAMKSLRADLASAARDARREAGPEPERQPRDSTEPMDRRADSRAALRDSDVVLTEFRQHLRTDLRTAAARGTLTDAVVAQLRDELTQLRKNVLSALGR; from the coding sequence ATGACGCCGGTGTTCGCGCATGGCAGCCTGCGCCTTTACCTGCTGAGCCTGCTGGCCGAGGCCCCCCGGCACGGCTACGAACTCATCCAGGCGCTCAGCGACCGCTTCGGCGGTACATACAGCCCCAGCGCCGGCACGATCTACCCGCGACTGGCCAAGCTCGAGGAGGAAGGCCTCGTCACCAAGGCCACGAACGGCCGCAAGTCCGTCTACGAGATCACCGATGCGGGCCGGGCCGAGCTCGCCGACCGCGAAGACGAGCTCGACGCCATCGAGAACGAGGTGACAGACTCGGTGCGCCGTCTGGCCGACGAGGTGCGCGCCGGCGTCAACGCGGCCATGAAGAGCCTGCGTGCCGACCTTGCCTCGGCCGCACGCGACGCCAGGCGCGAGGCTGGGCCCGAACCCGAGCGCCAGCCGAGGGATTCAACAGAACCGATGGATCGCCGCGCCGACTCGCGGGCCGCCCTGCGCGACTCCGATGTGGTGCTCACCGAGTTCCGCCAGCATCTGCGCACCGATCTGCGCACCGCCGCCGCACGCGGCACGCTGACGGATGCCGTGGTCGCCCAGCTGCGCGACGAACTCACGCAGTTGCGAAAGAACGTCCTGTCCGCGCTCGGCCGATAG
- a CDS encoding DUF4097 family beta strand repeat-containing protein, which produces MAQEKWLIQPGETKVLDIELVRALKVGLIGGQVDIIGHDEQSARIEVHSVSGKDLKISIDGDTLEIDHPQLRWDNFIEVFRGWRDNAKADVSVLVPRDVALKFGVVSASALVSGLAGDSRLSTVSGEVVVDELSGSLELNSVSGELSVRNHTGRINAHTVSGDITATGDITRFSVDGVSADVFLDLNDTPDEITANSVSGDLTLRLANAGGCRYVLNTITGKLLVDNTRIVGARGKAYTGTLGSLDGSWSDIRVNSVSGNVSMLRSAAAPGASAGTGSEAGATA; this is translated from the coding sequence ATGGCACAGGAGAAGTGGCTGATACAGCCCGGCGAGACGAAGGTGCTCGACATCGAGCTGGTGCGCGCGCTCAAGGTGGGCCTCATCGGCGGCCAGGTCGACATCATCGGCCACGACGAGCAGAGCGCCCGCATCGAGGTGCACTCGGTCAGCGGTAAAGACCTCAAGATCTCCATTGACGGCGACACCCTCGAGATCGACCACCCGCAGCTGCGCTGGGACAACTTCATCGAGGTGTTCCGTGGCTGGCGCGACAACGCGAAGGCGGATGTCAGCGTGCTGGTTCCGCGCGACGTCGCCCTCAAGTTCGGCGTGGTTTCGGCGAGCGCCCTCGTCTCCGGCCTCGCCGGTGACTCCCGGCTGAGCACCGTCTCGGGCGAGGTGGTGGTGGACGAACTCAGCGGAAGCCTCGAACTCAACAGCGTGAGCGGCGAGCTCTCTGTGCGCAATCACACCGGGCGCATCAACGCGCACACGGTCTCGGGCGATATCACGGCCACCGGCGACATCACCCGCTTCAGTGTGGACGGCGTCTCCGCCGATGTGTTCCTCGACCTGAACGACACGCCCGACGAGATCACCGCGAACTCGGTCTCGGGCGATCTCACGCTGCGCCTGGCCAATGCGGGCGGATGCCGCTACGTGCTCAACACGATCACCGGCAAGCTGCTGGTCGACAACACCCGCATCGTCGGCGCGCGCGGCAAGGCCTACACCGGAACGCTGGGCAGCCTCGACGGGTCGTGGAGCGACATCCGGGTGAATTCGGTGTCGGGCAACGTCTCGATGCTGCGATCTGCGGCAGCGCCGGGTGCCTCGGCAGGCACAGGGTCCGAAGCGGGGGCAACAGCATGA
- a CDS encoding MerR family transcriptional regulator — translation MTANDRDWSIQEIARLAGTTSRTLRHYGEVGLLEPSRIGSNGYRHYDQNALVRLQRILLLRDLGLGLPAVAEVLNNETDAPRALQNHLTWLQREQQRLARQIASVETTLTAMEGGEQLMAEEILDGFDHTQYKEEVEQRWGADAYAKSDAWWRSKSEAEKKEYHEQHAQIARDYAAAHSAGADAASETVQAIVARHVDWLNLSASVTGGPITAQRLNGYGDMYVADPRFAANYGGQAGAEYVRDAFRVYASGLPLVE, via the coding sequence ATGACGGCGAATGACCGCGACTGGTCGATTCAAGAGATAGCGCGGCTGGCCGGCACCACGAGCCGCACCTTGCGCCACTACGGCGAGGTCGGGCTGCTCGAGCCGAGTCGAATCGGCTCGAACGGCTATCGTCACTACGACCAGAATGCCCTCGTGCGGCTGCAGCGCATTTTGCTGCTGCGAGACCTCGGGCTCGGCCTTCCGGCCGTCGCTGAGGTGCTGAATAACGAGACGGATGCGCCGCGCGCCCTCCAGAACCACCTCACGTGGTTACAGCGGGAACAACAGAGGCTGGCGCGACAGATCGCATCCGTCGAGACGACGCTCACGGCAATGGAAGGAGGTGAACAGCTCATGGCAGAAGAGATATTGGACGGCTTCGACCACACCCAGTACAAGGAGGAGGTCGAACAGCGCTGGGGCGCCGATGCGTACGCGAAGAGCGATGCGTGGTGGCGTTCGAAGAGCGAGGCTGAGAAGAAGGAGTACCACGAGCAGCATGCCCAGATCGCGCGTGACTATGCGGCCGCACACAGTGCGGGGGCGGATGCCGCAAGCGAGACGGTGCAGGCGATAGTCGCCCGCCACGTCGACTGGCTCAATCTGAGCGCGTCGGTGACGGGAGGGCCCATCACGGCCCAGCGTCTCAACGGCTACGGCGATATGTACGTGGCCGATCCGCGCTTCGCCGCGAACTACGGTGGGCAGGCCGGTGCCGAGTATGTGCGCGATGCGTTTCGCGTGTACGCAAGCGGACTCCCGTTGGTCGAGTAG
- a CDS encoding oxidoreductase, translated as MTSTRTTLAGGTFSLADNLTVTRTGYGAMQLAGPHVFGPPADREAALAVLRAVVELGITHIDTSDFYGPFVTNEIIKEALHPYPDALHLVTKVGSLRDADGGWPRARSRDQLRQAVHDNLTRLGLERLDVVNLRVGGIDSPEAGSIAEPFSALVELRDEGLIAHLGVSNVTGEQVAEAQAIAPIVEVQNLYNIANRQDDDLVDSLAAQGIAYVPYFPLGGFSPLQSETLSRVAERLGATRMSVALAWLLQRSPNILLIPGTSSVAHLHENVAGAALELPADALAELNTIGAALVE; from the coding sequence ATGACATCCACACGCACAACACTTGCCGGAGGCACCTTCAGCCTCGCCGACAACCTCACAGTGACCCGCACGGGCTACGGCGCAATGCAACTCGCCGGGCCGCATGTTTTCGGGCCGCCCGCCGACCGCGAGGCCGCACTCGCCGTGCTGCGCGCGGTCGTGGAGCTCGGCATCACCCACATCGACACGTCAGACTTCTATGGGCCGTTCGTCACGAACGAGATCATCAAGGAGGCACTGCACCCCTACCCGGATGCCCTCCACCTGGTCACCAAGGTCGGCTCACTGCGCGACGCCGACGGCGGATGGCCGCGGGCCCGTTCACGAGACCAGCTGCGCCAGGCGGTTCACGACAACCTCACGCGGCTCGGCCTTGAACGACTCGATGTGGTGAATCTGCGGGTGGGCGGTATAGACAGCCCGGAGGCCGGCTCGATAGCAGAGCCGTTCTCGGCACTGGTGGAACTCCGCGATGAAGGCCTGATCGCGCACCTCGGAGTGAGCAATGTCACGGGCGAACAGGTGGCCGAGGCGCAGGCCATCGCACCGATCGTGGAGGTTCAGAACCTCTACAACATTGCCAATCGCCAGGACGATGACCTCGTGGATTCGCTCGCCGCGCAGGGCATCGCTTACGTGCCGTACTTTCCTCTGGGCGGGTTCTCGCCGCTGCAGTCCGAGACGCTGAGCCGTGTCGCCGAGCGCCTCGGCGCGACCCGGATGTCTGTTGCCCTGGCCTGGCTGCTGCAGCGCTCGCCCAACATCCTGCTCATCCCCGGCACGTCGTCTGTCGCGCACCTGCACGAGAACGTCGCCGGCGCCGCGCTCGAGCTGCCGGCCGACGCTCTCGCCGAACTGAACACGATCGGCGCCGCGCTGGTCGAGTAG
- a CDS encoding helix-turn-helix domain-containing protein: MDDNALGEYLKARRGLVQPQDVGIRAGGIRRVEGLRREEVAMLAGISSDYYLRLEQGRDRRPSVQVLEALAQVLQLDELATRYLINLSQEKPRRTARRAREIVPSGIRQLLGVLQQPAFVEGRYLDVLASNSLAAALSPTFDVGGNRIRDFFLDERERSLFVDWEAIAPSIVAGFRALVGADTSDPRFVQLVGELSLGSEPFRRLWARHDVKLQGSGPSLLRHPELGDLKLRREKLSVGGTDGQLLVVFHAEAGSETADLLSVLGSLEASRPRQTIPLP, from the coding sequence ATGGACGACAACGCGCTCGGGGAGTATCTCAAGGCACGGCGCGGACTTGTGCAGCCGCAGGATGTGGGAATCCGGGCCGGGGGCATCCGCCGTGTTGAGGGCCTGCGGCGCGAGGAAGTGGCGATGCTTGCGGGCATCAGCTCCGACTATTACCTGCGACTGGAACAGGGGCGGGATCGACGGCCCTCTGTTCAGGTTCTCGAGGCTCTCGCGCAGGTACTGCAACTGGATGAACTGGCCACCCGCTACCTCATCAACCTTTCCCAGGAAAAGCCGCGCAGGACCGCGCGCCGCGCGCGCGAAATCGTGCCGAGCGGCATTCGGCAACTGCTCGGCGTGCTGCAGCAGCCCGCCTTCGTGGAGGGCCGCTACCTGGACGTGCTCGCCTCCAATTCGCTCGCCGCGGCGCTCTCGCCGACGTTCGACGTCGGCGGCAACCGCATCCGCGACTTCTTTCTCGATGAGCGCGAGCGCAGCCTCTTCGTCGACTGGGAGGCAATCGCTCCCAGTATCGTCGCGGGCTTCCGCGCCCTGGTGGGCGCCGACACGAGCGATCCGCGATTCGTGCAGCTCGTCGGCGAGCTTTCTCTCGGCAGCGAGCCGTTTCGGCGGCTTTGGGCCCGGCATGACGTCAAGCTGCAGGGCAGCGGACCCTCGCTCCTGCGCCACCCCGAACTCGGCGATCTGAAGTTGCGCCGCGAGAAGCTAAGCGTCGGTGGAACGGATGGGCAGCTGCTCGTCGTCTTTCACGCCGAAGCCGGATCGGAAACGGCCGACTTGCTCTCGGTGCTGGGCTCCCTCGAGGCATCCCGCCCCCGCCAGACCATCCCGCTCCCGTGA